The genomic region AGGTTAAATATGTGGCAATGAGGAGGAAATGACGCAATACTTGATGGTTAATAGACTTTTAAAGAACCAAAAAATACTTGTACTCATTTTTTAGAATGTTTGAACACCATAAGGCACAAATGTGAGGTTTGGTTTGTTAACCAGTTTAAGATTGAGGTGCCAGAACGTTGTAGCAATTGTTACTTGCTTAATCAACCAAAAGCAATCCAGAAATGTGGCTTAATCAGCTTCTTAGCTTGCTCTAAATATGTTTTAGTACAGTGCTTTCCAACATTTATTAACCTGATGAACCCACACAAACCTGTCAGACAAATTCAACTACCCCTTCACTGATAACACTTGTCATATTccttaatttatttcattaattaCTTTCAGTCAAATATAACCACTTAAACCATTACTTGGTGAATAGCAATTTGGCAATTTGTTTTTTAGATAGCTAGACTTCTTCTTACAATGGTGTATTTATCATGGTCATTGTAGGTTAAAGAATAGGGCATCAGGCTGGGGGGAGGGGgtaatatttcaagaaaaaaaacaaaatttctgACATTAAAGTTGTAAATTTAAGTCAAAAGCCTTGAATCAtaaatttacacacacaaaaaatggcTAGGATGttctctgagattaaagtggtatatttatgaggaaaaaaaatcacaaatttaCTGCCAGAAAGTCAGGGGACATAGTATAAAATCACCTTtgtttcttctcttctcctctttaaattgtaatttctgagcttctctgttctttgttttggtagCGGGTCCAGCTGTGCGTGCATGTTAGTGTATGTGAGTCCCTCCCTACTCGCCGCCAttttgcactgcactcatacggCTGATAATGCCGTCCTGACCtacagcagagtcctgcacaggtctgATTATTAAGACCTGCTCCTGAGCCAGAACCACGATGTGCAATATTGCACCCACCTGCCACTTGCACAGATAAACAATTAGTCATCAGGATATTAAATTAAGACAAAAAACCACCCACGGTTACCCGACTCGATGGAGGACTCTGACCCACGGTAGCTCTGTCAGCCTTATTGCCATTATTAACACTGTTAGCATTGTTGGCACTGTTAGTGCGGCTAGCTCTGCCAGCTGCTGCCATTTCGGCTCAGCACCTCCATGTTTGCTTGTGACATCAGAGGTGAGAGCCCTGTACGGCAACCCCAGACTCTGATTGTCGTATATTGCACCTTGTTCTCCCCAAGAGGAAAGGGAGTACAGTGGGTATTTCACAGCAGCATATCTACTTCAGGGTACCTGAGTTCAAAGAACAAAGTTGTAAACTTGCAAGCGCTCTACAGGTGCAGAAGCGAAGCGAAGTTCAGTTTATTTCATGAAAACTCACCACATCCTTCACTCCGTAACCACAAACAGAGTGAAGGTTTTATTCACGTCTGTGGGAAAATAACCAAAAGTTACACCCAAGATACAGCAACTGCAGTCATGGGATCAGATCCTGACTGTAGTTTTAATTTGACTGTTGATCTGTGTCTCTCAGGTTTAACTCTTTTAATTGGAGCGTTACATTTTCACTGGTGACATGCTGACCTCTGCATTCCTGTCCTGTTTGTGTACATGTAGGTAAACAGTTATCAAATGAAGAAGTGGCTTCTGTGACTCTTCCTAATTCAAAAATAGATTACAAATGAATTTTTCCAGTTCCTTTACTCTCCACATGTCATTTCCATGTCCTCATTCATGCAGAGAGCACACAACTTGATAACTGCGTCACACATGACCACACAGTGTGTCATTACCAGGAACTGAAGTATGAAATGGTTGAGTGGAATAACAggtgctgcttttgtttgtctttaatgtttatATTAAGTCAACATCCTGTTCCTTTCCATTATATCCTCCTAAAACACAGAAGTCTCATGAATTAAGACTTTTGCAGAAGAGATGTTTTAAATCaactctgaatgaatgaaaataaccTCTCCTGCTTAAAGAGTCCTGTCCATGTGCACTTTGTTAACTAAGATTTACTATGAGCTTCATTACAAATAAGTTaggcataggtgtagatttcggGGGGACCAAGGGGAGACCCTCTTAGTATTTAAAGCATGCACATTTGTctgttattttgacaaaattaaagacatttacaccgtgcattgatgcagaaaaggcatgAATTGGTGCATCAAAAattaccagaatgcaggaaagtaagtgtttgatgctcgtTTCCTTTGAGTCCCACTCAAATGTCGACGCaaaaacctacacccttggtATGACGATATCTGCAATTTGAGTTTTATAACAATTTGTCTATAAGAGGTCAAATATAGCATTGACCCTAAACAGATGTCATAATGTAAAATAACGTACTGAACATTTCTCTGTCTGTGAATGACCTTATggcaaagaaaaataatataattgTCATGCATAAGCCATAtcacataaaacataaacatttttttggggagttttccCTAACTGCTGTGAGGATCTAAGGACAGAAGGATGTTGTATGTTATAAAGCCCTTTAAAGGAAATctgtaatttgtgatattgggctttaggaatacaattgaattgaattgaattgaattaattaaacaacaatttgtgtttgttttgctaccTTCATGAAATGCGCGAATCTAGTTTGTGGCAAAGACAAGAGTTACAGCTGTAATACTTTTCAACGTGCAGGGTGTTAATAAGGtcactgaaatgaaaaataagttCATTTTGAGATTGTCTTTATTATTACTAGTagctttttgttttacatgtatGGGAACACAAGGGTTAGTATTTTAACCTGATTTAATGTGTACCTGATGTGCCACTGTTTGACTATTTATTTCTACAGTCTTACAGTCTTAAAAtgatatttaacattttgagaaatgctTTCTTTCAGAGATTAGATATATAATGTTATGGCACATAAGCCCATATTGAACTGCAGTGTGtcattttactttgttttttttttgtatgaattaaacaaaagagataaaaaatattttcgAGTTTTAGAGGTGCTCAGATGGGGACAAAGCCTGACTggctgtttccctgtttccagcCTTAGTGCCGAGCAAAGTTTAGCAGCGGCCGGCTGTAGCTTCATTTTACCGCACAGACATGATCTTAATTTTTTTATCTGACTCTCATCATGAGACTGAGCACGTGTATTTTTTCAGTCTCAGCAAGTGCTAAGACACAACTTTTAAGgcaaattgttttttaatgttcctAAAACTGGCCATTTCATTCATTGTTCTCAGAGTCAAAGGCATTTATCAAAAGGTTAGAAATATAATTATTCTGATCTGAAAAGTATGcttttaacagttttaaaatcgTCTTATGACTTTCCAAAATTGATGTGGTGACTCTCTTCAAACCACAGCTGTTAAGAATCACTCTGCTATCTCATCTACATGTGGACACCTCGGAGAGAGAGAAGTGTCTCTGCTGTCAGAGATCAGATTTTTGTCTAACATGCAATTTGAAGCACCGTCTTTAAATcataactttttttccttgacaAACTGCAGATTTCAGAGAAGCTGAGAACTGACAAATTCTTTCTCCCTGCATAGAAACACTTGTCCTGGAATCTCTGATCGTCCCTTTGCACCTTTTCTTCTATTGCTAAACCTTTTTGGACACTTCAGCCGGACCTGATGGAAGCCAAAGGAAAGTATGATTTTACTGCAACAGCAGACGACGAGCTCAGCTTCAGAAAGGGCGATATACTTAAGGTCAGTAGAGCATGAGATTTTCTTGGTGTGGCttcaaaacatttcattatCGTTGCGtgacatcttgtttttttatttttacttttgctgATCAGATCTTAAGCCCGCAGGACGAGTGGTATAAAGCAGAGATGAACGGACAGGAAGGATTCGTACCACAAAACTACATCGAGATGCAGACTCCGAGGTTAGAGACATGAAACCCTCTTTAACAAGCAGTCAAACTGGAAGGGAGTCTGTTACCTAATTTGGGATGGCATCCAGTTTGTTTAAAGGCACAAGTACACTTATGCAAACCACTTAAAGATCCCAATATCACAGGGACAACAGTTGCATATTTTGCAACAGGACTGCAGAtaaaacacatcatcaaaataagaaaaacctGTGCCTGTGTAAATTTGATTCAGTATCACTTAGACTAATCGTGACTCTTGATAATAAACTCATAAGTTGCCTttcagaagagagcagcaggtTATGTGACACtagctgcaggtgtgtgtatgtgtgtgtggtttacaTCAGATAAGCAGCAGCAGTatatcctctgtgtgtgtgtgtgtttaggtggtTTCAGGAGAATGCCAGTCGCAGCGCTGCAGAGGAGGTCCTCAGGCAAAAAGATGTGGGAGTCTTTGTGATCCGCGGATGTCAGAGCTCCCCGGGAGACTTCTCCATCTCTGTGAAGTGAGTGAGGATCTGTGTCTTGAAAGTCTCACAAATTTGGAAGTGTTTGTTTCAACTGTAACTGCGACCAAATTCAACAGTAAAATGTAATGGTCAGGTCCAGAAAAAAGTGGATTTGTTTGATATGTTAGCTTCGTCTCCAAATGTAGGTTTCTGTGACAAAATAAATTTCCTTGTCTTTGACTGGGCTACTCCAACTCATCAGCCAGAAAGATGATTTGGGAAACACGGGACTAGTATTACCTGTTGACCTCTTGTAATTAATAAATACTGCAGAGGTTGTCTGTGATCTTCATCCAGTGCAAATCTACCCACGTCCGTAATTTGTAAAGCAAAAATTCCACTGCAAATTACCCACCACATTTCTTCAAACACAAAGGTCATGTGGAAATATTATTGCAAATCAGCATCTTGGTGATTTTGGAGTCATATTTAAGTTCTTCGACAATTATGGAGGTTTGACAGCATTTTAGGGGCATCTCGCCATACAGCATGGAGAGCTATATGTATGGAGGTTTGACAGCATTTTAGGGGCATCTCGCCATACAGCATGGAGAGCTATATGCAGACAAAGCAAGCTGTTTTAACAGGGGTAAAGATTAACagatgatatgtgatgattaGGATTTGACAGAAAGTCTTTTAGGCATTTAGACTCTACAGGGAGATTTTGATTTTCGAGGGGTGTTTgccctgagcagcagcaagataaattCCCCCACGGAGTCCAGGCACTGGTGGTGGTAACAGCTAGTGACTCTGCTGACCTCATCAGCCGATGAAGCTGTCAAATCTGCGAAGACTAGGCGgggatggggaggtggagggtgcacACAAATGCAGCATAAAAAGGCAGAAAAGACAGCAGTGAGATGATAGGCTAATAGTGGGGATGTGgtgctgtgctattggttaaACGTGATCAAATGATAGATGGGCTGATATCTCAGTTGATATCCCGAGTCAATGACAGCAAGAAATAACGAGTGAGCATGTACTTGAGGAGTGAATGGCAGATGGTATCAGAATTAAATTGCAAACGTATAgccttcctgactgaacttccGCAAGagcttcattaaaaaaaagaggttaACACAGAACATCACCGCTAGtggtgctgtgtttgtgtgtgtgtgtgtgtgtgtgtgtgtgtgtgtgttccatagAGTTACAAATGACTGTATACATCATATCtggggataatgtcagtaaatacaGACTTTGCTTATCCCAATGCGAATGTGCCGCTGGTAACACAGACGGTGTGTTTGGGGGGTTAATTTCTAAATCAAATGATTCCCCCAGGTAATACTAGTCCAGTGCAAATAGCTGCTACCTGTTAGCCACACGGTGGCATTGTGCTAATCAGATGCTGTGAGAGCTGATAGAAAAAAGCTGACGTCTAAACACAAAATTCAGTCACAAACAATCTCGACATAACAGATGTGACTTTGGGTTGTTTAACCGTTACATTACAATTTAACAACAAACCCACATATTGAAATGATATCTTATTTAGATCATTATTACTAATCGGGTTGTTTTTTGGTGGTAACACTTAAAAGTGTGATTGATATCTGTTAAAATGTCTCTTGATTGAGTCTGTTTTTAACCGTCACAAACagtaaaccaaaatttcccctCTATGCCCGTCAGTTTAAGTAAAAGAGGTAAACTCTGACTCATCATCTCGCCCCCTGAGCTCCTCTGACGTGCTGCAAACTCTAGACTTCACATATTTACAACCTGGAGACAGCTGCAGGAGCAGCGCAACAGTAAACATGGCAGAGTTCGGTTAGTTTATGTCAGAGTATCTGCCATGAAAAGCTTCAAACTGCACACTGGACAGCTTTCTTGAACTCCATTCTCTACTCTTAGTTGTTGTTTATGTGCCGAGGACGTCGTTATGACCACCAGGATGAGCCCCATTCCTTTACAATAaactttgttgttgtagtttCTCACGCTGACCAGCAGAGGACAATCCAGCTGAGGAAACAGCCTCTGGAATGATGGAGCGCGACTCAACTGTTCAGTCAGTGCTTCAGGCTCAGCCAATTAAAAACTTTTAACCACACGCTTCATCTTCCCTCAGACACGAGAGCGACGTTCAACACTTCAAAGTGATGAGAGACAGCAAAGGCAACTACTTCCTGTGGTCTGAGAAGTTCACCTCCCTAAACAAGCTGGTGGATTACTACAAGGCCACCTCCATCTCTAAAACCAGGGAGATCTACCTCAACGATGGCAGCTTGGACAGTAAGAGTCCGTCCATGGCCCAGTCGGTAAGAGACATTTCTGTTCAGCACAGGTGCTCAGGTTTGGATTTGCCCTTTGCCTTAAATAGTTCAGTTAACCTGCTGGAACCACACTTCTTAGTGCTGCAAAGAGGTCACACTACAGTGACCTACTTTGGTGGGTTTCTTGTTAAACATGTGGTTCAGATATAGACAATTGAAACAGATTTCTATACTACCACAATCTATACATACCCCAAGTATCAACAAGCTTACAGATTGTATAAAATAAGATGATGCATCTAAGGCTGCAATGAACTAATCAGCCAGGTATTCCCTTGATTAATTAAACATttggtcaataaaatgtcataaaagaGAGCAAAAAATACTCTTGAACAATTACCCAACATCCAAACTGACATCTTAAAATATCTTGTTGTGTCCAATCAATAGTTTATTATCACAGAAGACAAAGAACACCAGAAAATATCAACTATTTTTAACAGTATtgcttaaaaacaaaatgactcaaacaatTTAAATTTTTTGCTTATAAATAGGGATGGACTAATTGTTTctaaatgtacatttttaaatactATAAAAAAAGGGGTATAGAacaaattaaatgattaaaatggtTAAATATTGCTACTAGGGACAAATATTTAGCAGCAGGGCGTGATTTAAAATGCCTAAATACCATAGACCAATAGATGTAGTTAaaactttatatttaatttaattcgattcagttcaattcaattcatatAGATATTGTTCTTTAAGACCTGGATTTTGTGCTTAGGGCACAACTTGTTGACCAAAAAATGAgttatgtacagtatatcaaATGAAAGCTCCCGATGAGCTCTTTCTACTGCCTTAAGGATACTTGTGAATTTTAAACCAATACAGAGTTAATAATCAAAAACCAAAAGTCGTAACTCTGAACACACTGAACTATTTGGAGCCAAAAAAAGGTGTAAGTACACTTACTCACTTGTTAATGCTGTTTTGATATTGAAGAATAAGTCAGTGAACAAAGTCAGGAAAAATTAgggtcattttttgttttggctgtcCTGTACAGTTTGTCAAATGTCACTCATGCCCATCTGGTTCTCACCCCTCGAGAGTGAATCTATCTGATATTTTAGAATGTAATATCGTGTACAATAACTAATACATGTCACAGCTTACAGTTAGTGTGTTAGGCTACATGTCAGAGGAGCAGCAGACTGTTATCATGATTCAGAGCCACTATGGAAATAACTTGAAGTGTTTATATCATCTTCAGCTTCATGCAGAACACCTTATTGGATTTACATGCTATGTCtagtttaattttatattttgtctATGTCTCGTACTGTCTTGATCTGTATTTTGTTTatctttttctacttttttgtaTAACTAGACTTAAGTGTGgcatgtttatgttgtttttataacAGAAAATCTAACTGACAGAAGTCAGATAGATGGGGTTTTATACACTATCTGCTAGAATGTACTTGTTTCTGTGGCACTTGCAGATATCAGATCAACCACATTTCAAGTGTTGTCAAAACGTGACCTATAATAGAagtatttttattgttgaaaTGAGAGAATCAAACATAAAGAGAGGGACAATTCATTAAATGTTAAACCCCTCTGTTGTGCGTACAGTTTGTAGTTTGATTGTCATCTCTGACTGCGTATCTGTTTAAAACAATTTGAATTTAAGCATATCAGtatatttaacatttgtatgaaatgtaaaaatcagaggcagagtgacTGAGTGCGTTTCCTCCAATCATCACGTGAAGGAGAAGTGCTAGAATAGGAAATGAAACCAAAGACGACAGAAGGAGAAAGATGTAAGCCTTAATGTCTTAATGAGAGTGAATTAAAGTGAGCTGAGGAGGAATCAGAATTTGGAAATAATCAATACTGTGCAATATAGCTTTGTTTGATTCTTTCAAGTATTTTCTTTAATATGAAATAATtgattatgtatttttaatttctttttgactgatcaattattctctaaaatgtcatattttactttttgtaaCTTTAATTTGTATTCTTGTCAAATTTCCAAACCAGTTTTCTCCATTTCAGTCTATTTGTAGGGAAGGTAAAGAAATACTTACATGCTGgtaaatactgtatattgtgCATGTTTGCTTtcatgtggaaagttagaaaaTATATTATAACCTGCATGTTTACATGAATGTTTTAAAGGTTTTTGTTAACTTCCTTGTGGTCCAGATGGCGTCAGACATCAGATGAAAAACATTTGATGTGAACATATAAAAAGAACTGCCTGCTGTAGTTCCTGGAGTCACAGCGTGCTGGTCTCTACTGTGTGTTTCCTTCCTTTAGGTGAAGAGGGGAAGTTTGCCTGAACAACGTGGCACAGCTGCACCCATTGTTGCTTCACCGCGCAGAGCTTCAGACCAGCCTGCCAACCAGCTGGTACAGTCTTTACCTCCATCTCAGCCTTTATATCAGTCTGATGTTTCCTCCTCAGTGTGACGATCTATCTCATTATTTTAGCTTGTTGCCTGTATGTTCACTACCTTTAACTATTTCAGCTCTTCACTTGCTTTCTACACACTCTCCTTCTCTTCACATAGTGTCCGGGTGCTGCAACTGGcacaatacataaaatacataatttttaaaatcataatttGTATTTTGGGTGTCATGGTGGTGCAGCGGTTAgtactgtcgcctcacagcaagaggggtcAGGGTTTCTCACTCGGGCCCTTCTACATTTAGTCTGCATGTTCTCAGCATGGGTTTTATTTAGCTTCTTCCCacagtacaaagacatgcaggttaattgttGTGAATGTGAGGATAAATGGTCATGGCTGTGTTTGAAATCATATCCTAACATGCTTCGTACTATATACTCAATCAGTACTGCATAGgccaacaaaaataataattaagtaCCGTTACCAGCACGTGTTCACACTGAAGAATACTCCCTGCATCACATGACTGTATCGGTCACAACGTCACCTGTCTGAACTACAGttaatgaaaaatgttaattaCAAATGTAAATCAACATTACCTCTTTCACTCAATCCAATGTTTCCGGTATTATTTATGGCAGATTGAATAGTGTTTAATATGGTTTTACAGGAAATGATATATGTGGGTAGCTGGATAGCTGCCACACTTTTCCTCTTAACTGTaccttaaagctacagttagtAACTATCATGAAAGTAACTTTTTGGGGGCTCtgagtagctcacctggtagagtgggCGCCCCATGGACAAAGGCTATGGCCTTGCTGCAGTGGCTACAGGctcgattccagcctgtggaATCAAGtgtagtgtactgtttagctgtaaaatgagaaactctcattttacagctaaacagtacactaaaatatgtttctgaaaacatttgaggagagaaataggcCATGCAGTCACAGAAtcctgattcatatttgatcagtgctgcctagtttgactgcAGCTGATAAGTCGTGATTGACATGaatgacagctgcattagagacttctccactctgattggttgttttcactcGGGTGCGGTGGATGCAAATGTCATTAGAAGCActacaaagaggaggaggagggacatgattttttttcacagattatctgtctcatgtatttctgtgtgtatgtatgacaaaaagttttcttttgatAAAAGATACCGTTAATAGCTTTAATGTAACTCgacaattattttattatcaa from Epinephelus moara isolate mb chromosome 18, YSFRI_EMoa_1.0, whole genome shotgun sequence harbors:
- the grap2a gene encoding GRB2-related adapter protein 2a, yielding MEAKGKYDFTATADDELSFRKGDILKILSPQDEWYKAEMNGQEGFVPQNYIEMQTPRWFQENASRSAAEEVLRQKDVGVFVIRGCQSSPGDFSISVKHESDVQHFKVMRDSKGNYFLWSEKFTSLNKLVDYYKATSISKTREIYLNDGSLDSKSPSMAQSVKRGSLPEQRGTAAPIVASPRRASDQPANQLAKRVGLEERAHTIGHTGRSSPVTAGHPPRRTSDTMPLPQRASVPQVKALYDFTAEEDDELGFIAGDIIEVLDRSDASWWRGRLRGKSGLFPANYTIQL